Proteins co-encoded in one Puntigrus tetrazona isolate hp1 chromosome 20, ASM1883169v1, whole genome shotgun sequence genomic window:
- the ints9 gene encoding integrator complex subunit 9, whose amino-acid sequence MKLYCLSGHPTLPCNVLKFKSTTIMLDCGLDTTAALYFLPLPLVHSPRLSKLPGWVFKDGAINLEKELKECSGRVFVDSQPEFCLPEKELLDLSTIDVILISNYHCMMALPYITEHTGFTGTVYATEPTLQIGRLLMEELVTFMERVPKAYAATCWKNKEIQRLLPGPLKDAVDVWSWRKCYSMQEVNSALSKVQLVGYSQKVELFGAVQVTPLSSGYSLGSSNWIIQSHYEKVSYVSGSSLLTTHPQPMEQSSLKNSDVLILTGLTQIPTANPDGMLGEFCSNLAMTIRAGGNVLVPCYSSGVIYDLLECLYQFMDSANLGSTPFYFISPVANSSLEFSQIFAEWLCQNKQSKVYLPEPPFPHAELIQTNKLKHYPSIHGDFSSEFRQPCVVFTGHPSLRFGDVVHFMELWGKSSLNTIIFTEPDFSYLDALAPYQPLAMKCVYCPIDTRLNFHQVSKLLKDIQPLHVVCPEPYTQPPPSQPHRSDLMLELQPPPMAYRRCSVLGLPFRRRYERIHLLPELARSLVPSEIKAGVSVATVSAVLQSKDNKHVLQPVPKPTPVPPSKKRKRVMEEPPEVLNPKPLLSGAVPLEPFLATLHKNGITEVKVEETADGHILHLQTEDVLIQLEEDGTHIICDNNEPLRTALRDLVLRFLQKL is encoded by the exons ATGAAACTG TACTGTCTGTCAGGTCATCCCACTCTGCCATGTAATGTGCTCAAGTTTAAATCCACCACCATAATGCTGGACTGTGGGCTGGACACAACAGCAGCCCTGTATTTCCTTCCTCTGCCTCTGGTGCACAG TCCAAGATTATCCAAACTCCCAGGATGGGTTTTCAAAGATGGAGCCATAAACTTGGAAAAA GAGTTGAAGGAATGCTCTGGACGTGTGTTTGTGGACTCGCAGCCTGAATTTTGCCTCCCTGAA aaagagCTGCTGGACCTTTCCACCATAGACGTGATCTTGATCTCAAACTATCACTGCATGATGGCTCTGCCGTATATCACCGAACACACAGGCTTCACCGGCACCGTATACGCCACTGAACCCACGCTACAGATCGGCAG GCTGCTGATGGAGGAGTTGGTGACGTTCATGGAGAGAGTACCAAAGGCTTATGCTGCTACCTGCTGGAAGAACAAAGAAATACAGCG gttgCTCCCGGGGCCTCTGAAGGACGCTGTGGACGTctggagctggaggaagtgttacAGCATGCAGGAAGTCAACTCTGCCCTCAGCAAAGTCCAGCTCGTGGGATACTCTCAGAAAGTG GAGCTGTTCGGAGCAGTGCAGGTCACGCCGTTGAGTTCGGGATATTCTCTGGGCAGCTCAAACTGGATCATTCAGTCACATTATGAGAAAGTGTCTTATGTGTCTGGTTCGTCTCTGCTCACCACACACCCTCAG CCCATGGAGCAGAGCTCTCTGAAGAACAGCGACGTGCTCATCCTGACAGGCCTGACCCAGATCCCCACCGCCAACCCAGACGGCATGCTGGGAGAGTTCTGCAGCAACCTGG CCATGACCATCCGAGCCGGCGGGAACGTGCTGGTGCCGTGTTACTCGTCCGGGGTCATCTACGACCTGCTGGAGTGTCTGTATCAGTTCATGGACTCGGCTAACCTGGGCAGCACCCCGTTCTACTTCATCTCTCCCGTGGCCAACAGCTCGCTGGAGTTCTCGCAGATCTTCGCAGAATG gTTGTGTCAGAACAAGCAGTCGAAGGTCTATCTACCCGAGCCGCCTTTTCCTCACGCAGAG CTGATACAGACCAATAAACTGAAGCACTACCCCAGCATCCACGGAGATTTCAGCAGTGAGTTCCGGCAGCCGTGTGTGGTGTTCACCGGTCACCCTTCCCTGCGCTTCGGGGACGTGGTGCACTTCATGGAGCTGTGGGGCAAATCCAGCCTCAATACCATCATCTTCACTG AGCCGGACTTCTCTTACCTGGACGCTCTGGCTCCGTACCAGCCGCTGGCCATGAAGTGCGTTTACTGTCCCATAGACACCCGGCTCAACTTCCACCAGGTGTCCAAACTCCTGAAGGACATCCAG CCTCTTCATGTGGTGTGTCCGGAGCCGTACACGCAGCCTCCTCCGTCTCAGCCTCACCGCTCAGACCTGATGCTGGAGCTGCAGCCTCCGCCCATGGCCTACCGCCGCTGCTCCGTCCTGGGACTTCCCTTCAGACGCAGATACGAGCGCATCCACCTGCTGCCCGAG CTCGCCAGGTCTCTGGTGCCGTCCGAGATTAAAGCGGGCGTCTCTGTCGCTACAGTGTCTGCGGTTCTGCAGTCCAAGGACAACAAGCACGTTCTGCAG ccGGTGCCCAAGCCCACTCCAGTGCCGCCCAGTAAGAAGAGGAAGAGGGTGATGGAGGAGCCACCGGAGGTCCTGAACCCCAAACCTCTGCTGAGCGGAGCGGTTCCTCTGGAGCCTTTCCTGGCCACGCTTCACAAG